One genomic window of Arachis stenosperma cultivar V10309 chromosome 10, arast.V10309.gnm1.PFL2, whole genome shotgun sequence includes the following:
- the LOC130956928 gene encoding uncharacterized protein LOC130956928: protein MCYLMTQSVNIKYVIIAAILPVALHSHATSVPMFNGLNYSDWSEQVQFQLGVLDLDLALQVQKPAAITVLSSNEEKAHYKAWEKSNRLSLMFMRMSIANSIKSTLPKTDNAKEFMKLVE from the coding sequence ATGTGTTATCTTATGACTCAAAGTGTTAATATTAAGTATGTGATAATTGCAGCAATTCTTCCTGTCGCATTGCATTCGCATGCTACGTCTGTTCCAATGTTTAATGGGCTGAATTATTCTGATTGGTCTGAACAAGTCCAATTTCAGCTTGGTGTCTTGGATCTTGATTTGGCACTTCAAGTTCAAAAACCTGCTGCTATTACTGTTCTTAGTAGCAATGAAGAAAAAGCTCATTATAAAGCTTGGGAAAAGTCAAACAGACTTAGTCTTATGTTTATGCGGATGAGCATAGCAAACAGCATCAAGTCAACTCTTCCCAAGACTGATAATGCTAAAGAATTTATGAAACTTGTGGAATAG